Proteins co-encoded in one Nitrospirota bacterium genomic window:
- a CDS encoding shikimate kinase, with product MKNIVLTGFMGTGKSEASKELSKVLGWKVIDIDTEIEKSQRMKITGIFKQFGEPGFRDIETEMIKKLSKNKNVIISTGGGAVLRQENVDALRENGVIICLTAAPETILKRTSNNNDRPLLQVEEPLKKIRELLEFRMPYYEKADIMIDTENKTPLVIAEEIIKLVKNVG from the coding sequence ATGAAAAATATTGTGCTGACCGGTTTTATGGGAACCGGCAAATCCGAGGCGAGCAAAGAACTTTCAAAAGTTCTCGGCTGGAAGGTAATAGACATTGATACAGAAATAGAGAAATCTCAGAGGATGAAAATCACCGGGATATTTAAACAGTTCGGAGAACCTGGGTTCAGGGATATTGAGACGGAGATGATAAAAAAACTTTCTAAAAACAAAAATGTTATTATCTCAACGGGAGGCGGCGCTGTCTTAAGGCAGGAGAATGTGGATGCCTTGAGAGAGAATGGAGTAATTATCTGTCTTACAGCCGCACCTGAGACCATACTGAAACGGACAAGCAACAATAACGACAGGCCATTGCTTCAGGTGGAAGAGCCTTTAAAGAAGATCAGGGAGCTTCTTGAATTCAGAATGCCTTATTATGAAAAAGCGGATATAATGATAGATACAGAGAACAAGACGCCTCTTGTGATTGCGGAGGAAATAATAAAATTAGTTAAGAATGTTGGCTAA
- a CDS encoding rhodanese-like domain-containing protein translates to MVSMVFIAGSVMAAEKPLTPATLQGATVVDDGWVKANHGKMKVFDVRKKAEYVEAHIPGAVSVPYDEKSEHVVDFDAKKDELDLSKFPADKNAPIIVYCNGPRCWKSYKASVLLIKAGYKKVYWYRNDGSVGWKSKGYPVE, encoded by the coding sequence ATGGTGTCAATGGTCTTCATTGCAGGATCTGTAATGGCGGCGGAAAAACCTCTTACCCCTGCAACCCTTCAGGGCGCAACCGTGGTAGATGATGGCTGGGTTAAGGCAAACCATGGCAAGATGAAGGTCTTTGACGTCAGAAAGAAGGCAGAATATGTTGAGGCACACATCCCTGGCGCTGTTTCCGTTCCATACGACGAAAAAAGCGAACATGTAGTCGATTTTGATGCAAAAAAGGATGAGCTTGACCTCAGCAAATTTCCTGCTGACAAGAATGCGCCTATTATTGTGTATTGCAATGGACCAAGGTGCTGGAAATCCTATAAAGCATCAGTCCTTCTTATTAAGGCAGGGTACAAAAAAGTCTACTGGTATCGTAATGATGGCTCTGTTGGGTGGAAATCAAAGGGTTATCCTGTTGAGTAA
- a CDS encoding YwbE family protein, with protein MDGTRRADIKRGLRVSIVLKKDQQTGKLTEGIVRDILTNSPAHPHGIKVRMESGEIGRVKTILA; from the coding sequence ATGGACGGGACCAGACGCGCAGATATAAAACGTGGATTACGTGTTTCAATCGTGCTGAAAAAAGACCAGCAGACAGGGAAGCTCACTGAAGGAATTGTAAGGGATATTTTAACTAATTCACCCGCACATCCGCATGGAATCAAAGTTCGCATGGAAAGCGGAGAAATAGGCCGCGTAAAAACGATACTTGCTTAA
- a CDS encoding 3-dehydroquinate synthase: protein MLANAFEDVKVKKIRVNLGERSYGICIGSKILEKIGPKLKSFNSSPKTAIISNPTVYRLYGKKVLNSIRSSGFDAIPVIILDGEKYKDISIVQKIYGELLRHRLDRKSALIALGGGVIGDITGFVASTYMRGIDYIQIPTTLLAQVDSSVGGKTGVNHKLGKNMIGTFYQPKLVWIDIDTLKTLPQKELLAGLAEVIKYGVIWDVKLFAFLENNRDKILRLDKKSLTHIIKRSCEIKAEAVSKDEREAGLRAILNYGHTIGHAIETVTGYKKYLHGEALAIGMFIEAEIAESLKLLKEKTVQRIKSLIESYGLPTKIPVRINRNTLLASMQLDKKAVAGELKFILPERIGKVRIQNGIEGKIIREALKTN from the coding sequence ATGTTGGCTAATGCATTTGAGGATGTTAAAGTGAAAAAGATAAGAGTTAACCTTGGAGAGAGAAGCTACGGCATCTGCATCGGAAGCAAGATTCTTGAAAAGATTGGTCCTAAGCTGAAATCTTTCAACTCAAGCCCAAAAACCGCAATCATAAGCAATCCGACCGTATATAGGCTTTACGGCAAAAAAGTTCTGAATTCCATAAGGTCATCAGGATTTGACGCCATCCCTGTAATCATCCTTGACGGAGAAAAATACAAGGACATAAGTATAGTTCAGAAGATTTATGGAGAACTTCTCCGACACAGGCTTGACAGAAAATCTGCTCTCATCGCGCTTGGCGGTGGAGTCATTGGAGACATAACAGGTTTTGTCGCATCAACATACATGAGGGGAATTGATTATATCCAGATTCCAACAACACTGCTTGCTCAGGTTGACAGTTCAGTCGGAGGCAAGACAGGCGTTAATCACAAGCTCGGCAAAAACATGATAGGCACATTCTACCAACCAAAACTTGTATGGATAGATATTGATACATTGAAAACCCTTCCTCAAAAAGAATTGCTTGCTGGGCTTGCCGAAGTAATCAAGTACGGCGTGATATGGGACGTGAAACTGTTTGCGTTTTTAGAGAATAACAGAGATAAAATCCTGAGGCTTGACAAGAAGTCATTAACTCACATAATCAAACGCTCCTGCGAGATTAAAGCTGAGGCCGTCTCAAAAGATGAGAGGGAAGCAGGGTTGAGGGCGATATTGAATTACGGGCATACGATAGGCCATGCAATAGAGACAGTGACCGGATATAAAAAATATCTTCATGGTGAGGCTCTTGCCATCGGAATGTTTATCGAAGCAGAAATAGCTGAAAGCCTGAAGCTTCTCAAAGAGAAAACCGTTCAGAGAATAAAGTCATTGATCGAATCCTATGGGCTTCCAACTAAAATACCGGTTAGGATAAATCGAAACACTCTCCTTGCATCCATGCAGCTTGATAAAAAAGCAGTTGCAGGAGAGTTGAAATTTATACTACCCGAGCGGATTGGAAAGGTGAGGATTCAGAATGGAATCGAGGGAAAGATTATAAGAGAGGCCTTAAAGACAAACTGA
- the pdxA gene encoding 4-hydroxythreonine-4-phosphate dehydrogenase PdxA, translating into MKKIAITMGDAAGVGPEIIAKALYCAEIRDFCAPLVIGSRIVMQEAIDLLNLPLKLRIIESPDECTSGIGTIELIDERTSGGFEKGKATAKNGKACVIYIKKAVELALNKKVDGIVTAPISKEALKMAGMKWHGHTEMLVELTDTKDYAMMLVGEPLRVILVTIHTPLRSVPDMITRESVLKTIKLAKKACDMLGIENPRIAVAGLNPHAGEAGIFGSEESNAIIPAIEEAKKLGIPVTDPYPPDTVFNKAYNGQIDMVVCMYHDQGLIPLKMIAFDKGVNVTVGLPFVRTSPDHGTAYDIAWKGIANPSSMLEAIKLASRLEV; encoded by the coding sequence ATGAAAAAGATTGCGATAACAATGGGCGACGCAGCCGGAGTAGGGCCTGAGATAATTGCCAAAGCCCTTTACTGCGCTGAGATAAGAGACTTCTGCGCTCCCCTCGTAATCGGAAGCAGAATTGTCATGCAGGAGGCGATAGACCTGCTTAACCTTCCTCTGAAATTAAGAATCATCGAATCACCTGATGAATGCACATCAGGAATAGGGACAATTGAGCTTATTGATGAGAGAACATCTGGAGGTTTTGAAAAAGGTAAGGCAACTGCAAAAAACGGAAAGGCATGTGTCATTTATATCAAAAAAGCAGTTGAACTCGCTCTGAATAAAAAAGTTGACGGAATTGTTACTGCGCCTATTTCAAAAGAGGCATTGAAGATGGCAGGCATGAAATGGCATGGCCACACTGAAATGCTTGTTGAGCTTACAGACACAAAAGATTACGCAATGATGCTTGTCGGCGAGCCTTTAAGGGTGATTCTTGTCACGATACATACTCCGCTCAGGAGCGTGCCGGACATGATTACAAGAGAAAGCGTATTAAAAACCATAAAGCTTGCAAAGAAAGCATGCGATATGTTGGGGATAGAAAATCCGAGGATTGCAGTTGCAGGATTAAATCCACATGCAGGAGAAGCAGGGATATTCGGAAGTGAAGAAAGCAATGCGATTATCCCCGCAATTGAAGAGGCAAAAAAATTAGGGATTCCTGTTACAGACCCTTATCCGCCGGATACCGTATTCAACAAAGCGTATAATGGTCAGATTGACATGGTGGTATGCATGTACCACGACCAGGGGCTGATACCGTTGAAGATGATTGCCTTTGACAAAGGGGTAAATGTTACAGTTGGACTGCCATTTGTAAGGACATCGCCTGACCACGGAACAGCTTATGACATTGCATGGAAAGGAATAGCCAATCCTTCAAGCATGCTTGAGGCAATAAAACTGGCATCAAGGCTTGAAGTGTAG
- a CDS encoding DUF1573 domain-containing protein: MIDISCKIILFLLCFLGIGDVAYGEDSRFIFDKNEYNLGTLEEGRLLSFDIPLKNTTTKPLNIISLEPSCGCVNAVVINGSIGRGDTGIIRVTIDTTGKIGKVMKTIEVVTDISATPFVLKLRALVKHSGNGVANAGAIFHGDCRKCHVGTDIKSKQGEILYNAVCFMCHKNYSTYKHLSKESLEKSISDGITNTSMPGFAETNGGPLSPEQISSLIDFLKKQK; encoded by the coding sequence ATGATTGATATCTCTTGCAAAATAATTTTATTCCTCCTGTGTTTTCTGGGTATTGGAGATGTTGCCTATGGCGAAGATAGCCGTTTTATTTTTGATAAGAATGAATACAATTTAGGAACATTAGAAGAAGGCCGCTTATTATCATTTGACATCCCCTTAAAGAACACGACAACCAAACCATTGAATATCATTTCTCTTGAACCTTCCTGTGGGTGCGTTAATGCAGTTGTAATTAACGGAAGTATCGGCAGAGGTGATACAGGTATTATCAGGGTTACTATCGATACCACGGGGAAAATAGGCAAGGTAATGAAAACAATCGAGGTCGTAACCGATATCTCTGCGACTCCGTTCGTTCTTAAGCTGAGGGCATTGGTCAAGCATTCCGGCAACGGAGTTGCAAACGCAGGCGCTATCTTCCATGGAGACTGCAGAAAATGCCATGTAGGAACGGATATAAAATCAAAACAGGGTGAAATACTCTATAACGCTGTGTGTTTTATGTGCCATAAAAACTATTCAACCTATAAACATTTGAGTAAGGAGTCGCTTGAAAAATCAATTTCAGACGGGATAACCAATACTTCAATGCCGGGGTTTGCCGAAACTAATGGGGGGCCGCTCTCGCCTGAACAAATATCTTCACTTATAGATTTTTTAAAAAAGCAAAAATAA
- the selB gene encoding selenocysteine-specific translation elongation factor codes for MHYVILGTAGHIDHGKSALVKALTGIDPDRLKEEKERGITIDLGFADLAYPDGLTVGIIDVPGHERLVRNMLAGAGGIDIVILVIAADEGIMPQSREHLSICNLLKIKSGLIVITKADLVEDDWIKLVSEEVKDFVKGTFLEGAYIIPVSSKTGKNIELLKEKIRDVALTVKPKLTKGLFRLPIDRVFTLKGFGTVVTGTAISGSISVDDPVEVLPANINSKVRGLHSHGKSIKTAYAGQRVAINVSGVEKESLKRGDVVVVPGRFSPAKAVDAKIELLEDAPVLKNRSLVHFHSGTSEMIARVILYNLEEIKPGEGCYCQLRLHEPVIVMSGDRYIIRRFSPVETIGGGEILDAHPGRRKKAEGIEDLKILELGTLEEKIGVKIKKAGINGMPVTTLEGWINADVPAIQDAVKALEQKGVIVQHENILIHSVAVNSIRAGIDKILNAFHKQNSLKTGMPKEEVRAQLKIDQKIFNALTATMNNVVIDKDLMRLSFFKVSLSEVDKGIETKILNLLEQAGFQPPLKEEIAKTLNLQQKQLDDILKLMAKQGSLVRVNETMYITKSVYEKIIDALKNFFSKKKEMTVAEFRDILNTSRKYALPILEYLDTQRITMRVGDARKFLGKG; via the coding sequence ATGCACTATGTAATACTCGGCACAGCAGGACATATCGACCACGGCAAGAGCGCATTGGTCAAGGCGCTGACAGGCATAGACCCTGACAGGCTGAAAGAAGAAAAAGAGCGCGGCATTACGATTGACCTCGGCTTTGCAGACCTTGCTTATCCTGACGGACTTACAGTAGGCATTATTGATGTTCCGGGACATGAGAGGCTTGTAAGAAACATGCTTGCAGGCGCGGGAGGCATTGATATTGTCATCCTTGTTATTGCGGCAGACGAAGGAATAATGCCTCAGAGCAGAGAGCATCTTTCAATATGTAATCTCCTTAAAATCAAATCGGGACTGATTGTTATTACAAAGGCAGACCTTGTTGAAGATGACTGGATAAAACTTGTTTCAGAAGAAGTGAAGGATTTTGTGAAAGGGACATTCCTTGAAGGAGCGTATATAATCCCTGTTTCATCAAAGACAGGGAAGAATATAGAACTCCTAAAGGAAAAAATCAGAGACGTTGCCCTAACAGTAAAACCAAAGCTGACAAAAGGGCTCTTCAGGCTTCCCATTGACAGGGTTTTTACGCTGAAGGGATTCGGCACTGTAGTTACCGGCACTGCCATCTCAGGAAGTATTTCTGTTGATGATCCTGTTGAGGTGCTTCCGGCAAATATAAACAGCAAGGTGCGCGGCCTTCACAGCCACGGGAAATCAATAAAGACTGCTTATGCAGGCCAAAGGGTTGCAATAAATGTTTCCGGAGTAGAAAAAGAAAGCCTGAAAAGAGGGGATGTTGTTGTCGTTCCCGGGAGATTTTCTCCTGCAAAGGCTGTAGATGCAAAAATAGAACTTCTTGAAGATGCGCCTGTTTTAAAAAACAGAAGCCTTGTCCATTTTCATTCAGGAACATCTGAAATGATTGCAAGGGTAATACTGTATAACCTTGAGGAAATAAAACCCGGCGAAGGCTGCTACTGTCAATTGAGGCTTCATGAGCCTGTTATTGTAATGTCAGGAGACAGGTACATTATAAGGAGGTTCTCTCCTGTTGAGACAATCGGCGGAGGCGAAATTCTTGACGCGCATCCGGGCAGGAGGAAGAAGGCTGAGGGGATAGAAGACCTGAAAATTTTGGAACTCGGAACACTTGAGGAGAAGATAGGAGTGAAGATAAAAAAGGCGGGCATAAATGGAATGCCTGTTACTACGCTGGAAGGCTGGATAAATGCGGATGTGCCTGCAATACAGGATGCGGTAAAAGCGCTGGAACAGAAAGGCGTGATAGTGCAGCATGAAAATATTCTTATTCACAGCGTTGCAGTAAATTCAATCAGGGCAGGCATTGATAAAATCCTGAATGCCTTTCATAAACAAAATTCCTTGAAAACAGGCATGCCGAAAGAAGAGGTGAGGGCGCAGCTTAAGATTGACCAGAAAATCTTTAATGCGCTTACAGCAACAATGAACAATGTTGTAATAGACAAAGACCTCATGCGCCTTTCATTCTTTAAAGTCTCATTGTCAGAGGTTGATAAAGGCATTGAGACAAAGATTCTGAATCTGCTTGAGCAGGCAGGCTTTCAGCCTCCGCTGAAAGAAGAGATTGCAAAGACCTTAAATCTTCAGCAGAAACAACTTGATGATATCCTCAAGCTAATGGCAAAACAGGGAAGCCTTGTGAGGGTTAACGAGACAATGTATATAACAAAGTCTGTTTACGAAAAGATAATTGATGCGCTGAAAAACTTCTTCAGCAAAAAGAAGGAGATGACAGTTGCGGAGTTCAGAGACATCCTGAATACCTCAAGAAAATACGCCCTTCCGATTCTTGAATATCTTGATACGCAAAGAATCACAATGCGCGTCGGGGATGCGAGGAAGTTTTTGGGGAAGGGTTGA
- a CDS encoding HAMP domain-containing protein produces MFFKKVKISQKVLIGVILSLVVFITFTIGIIIMGKKQLNTLEEIYSQKVVPLDNLRKMQLIFRELEYRMAAVTSDLVAAIGSGEHLKISLNEVDRLWSDVKGKITDDALLKDKDNFEKGYSGFKKVAVKLQGVYFSNNPKGVPGLIDEYLDFRPLIFKSIDKMAEAQEKAVIEYYTEKQKVIANINRLVIITSLFLIAVFLFFGITINRSITRPINDTVVVLKDIAEGKGDLTRRLAIASEDEIGTLAGWFNKFTEGMQNMVKGLLEVSREVSSASNAIGRSSKLVQDSAKTQMEAIETTSASTEEMSASIKAVANDIEELHRFTEDTSSSSFEMAAAATEIAKHSEELDSLTAGTASSINQIAASLKEVASGVETLFRETEDVVATITEMSASITEVSAFSKEEAVMSAKVKNNASVLGLKAVKITRNGIEKIKDEISSTVEVVGKLGDMSIDIGNIVEVINGISDTTNLLSLNAAILAAQAGEHGKGFAVVADEVKGLAERTAVSTKEIEELIKKIQEKVAEAGSSTGRVLERVSETEKLSKDAEDALTTIIDSSGISLEMAKRIEIAIDEQTKGVGQMATNIQRVNMMAEGIKKATNEQNKALEHILLSTENVRRFTQMVKKSTAEQSAESSSISKVIADASQRMKAITHATAEQKNAVGNILNAIETLMAEAEKNVSLATELDRMVDNLETQGTLLNRQVESFRV; encoded by the coding sequence ATGTTTTTTAAAAAGGTAAAAATATCACAAAAAGTGCTGATTGGGGTTATATTATCGCTTGTTGTATTTATAACCTTTACAATCGGAATAATTATAATGGGGAAAAAACAATTAAATACACTTGAAGAAATTTATTCCCAAAAAGTTGTGCCGCTTGACAACCTCAGAAAGATGCAGCTTATCTTCAGGGAGCTTGAGTATCGCATGGCCGCTGTGACATCAGATTTAGTTGCAGCAATAGGTTCGGGGGAGCATCTAAAGATATCGCTAAATGAAGTGGACAGATTATGGAGCGATGTGAAGGGCAAAATCACTGATGATGCCTTACTAAAAGATAAGGATAATTTTGAGAAGGGGTACAGCGGATTTAAAAAAGTAGCTGTTAAGCTGCAAGGTGTTTACTTTAGTAATAATCCAAAGGGGGTACCAGGCCTTATAGACGAATATCTTGATTTCAGGCCTCTGATATTTAAGTCGATAGATAAAATGGCTGAGGCTCAGGAGAAGGCAGTAATTGAATATTATACGGAGAAACAGAAAGTTATAGCTAATATTAACCGGCTTGTTATAATTACATCACTCTTCCTGATTGCCGTCTTCCTTTTCTTCGGGATTACCATAAATCGTTCTATTACCAGACCTATTAACGATACAGTCGTTGTGCTTAAAGATATAGCTGAAGGCAAAGGTGACTTGACCAGAAGGCTCGCCATCGCCTCGGAAGATGAGATTGGCACCCTTGCCGGATGGTTTAATAAATTTACAGAAGGCATGCAGAATATGGTAAAAGGCCTTCTTGAAGTTTCCCGCGAAGTCTCTTCCGCATCTAATGCTATTGGACGCTCCTCAAAACTGGTTCAGGATTCAGCAAAAACACAGATGGAGGCGATTGAGACAACATCAGCTTCTACCGAAGAGATGTCAGCTTCTATTAAAGCGGTAGCAAATGATATAGAAGAACTCCACAGATTTACAGAAGACACTTCGTCATCGTCTTTTGAAATGGCCGCCGCCGCTACAGAGATTGCGAAACATTCTGAAGAACTTGACTCACTAACGGCCGGAACAGCATCATCTATAAACCAGATAGCAGCATCGTTAAAAGAGGTAGCTTCCGGTGTAGAAACACTCTTCAGAGAAACTGAAGATGTTGTTGCAACCATAACTGAAATGAGTGCATCAATTACTGAGGTCAGCGCATTTTCAAAGGAAGAGGCAGTCATGTCTGCAAAAGTTAAGAATAATGCTTCTGTACTTGGGCTTAAGGCTGTGAAAATAACGAGGAATGGGATAGAAAAAATAAAAGATGAGATTTCTTCAACAGTAGAGGTTGTTGGCAAACTTGGAGATATGTCAATTGACATAGGGAATATAGTAGAAGTTATTAACGGGATATCTGATACTACTAACCTCCTCTCCTTAAACGCTGCTATTCTGGCAGCACAGGCAGGTGAACATGGAAAGGGCTTTGCCGTTGTAGCTGATGAAGTAAAAGGACTTGCCGAGAGGACTGCTGTTTCTACCAAGGAAATCGAAGAATTGATAAAAAAAATACAGGAAAAGGTAGCTGAAGCAGGGAGTTCAACAGGTCGCGTCTTAGAAAGAGTTTCAGAAACCGAAAAATTATCAAAAGATGCTGAGGACGCCCTTACTACAATTATAGACAGCTCAGGAATATCACTTGAGATGGCAAAAAGGATTGAAATTGCAATAGATGAGCAAACGAAAGGTGTTGGACAGATGGCAACAAATATCCAGAGGGTCAATATGATGGCAGAAGGGATTAAAAAGGCTACAAATGAGCAGAATAAGGCATTAGAGCATATTCTGCTTTCAACAGAGAATGTAAGAAGATTTACGCAAATGGTAAAAAAATCTACTGCAGAACAATCGGCAGAAAGCAGTTCGATATCTAAAGTAATAGCTGACGCATCTCAAAGGATGAAGGCTATAACACATGCTACTGCTGAACAGAAGAATGCAGTCGGGAATATTCTAAACGCAATCGAAACCCTGATGGCAGAGGCTGAGAAGAATGTTAGCCTGGCCACAGAACTTGATAGAATGGTAGACAACCTTGAAACTCAGGGGACCTTGTTAAACAGGCAGGTTGAAAGTTTTCGTGTATAG